In Streptomyces sp. DG2A-72, one genomic interval encodes:
- a CDS encoding VOC family protein, with the protein MAVTFFAVTLDCPDPDALARFYQGFLGGKRAISDEGDFAVLVLDGGEVRIDFQQAANPQPPRWPDPTAPRRHHLEFSIDEDMPAMERRLRELGATVQEQQPGGDQFRVFADPAGHLFCVAPRETTYVHGELLDYDH; encoded by the coding sequence ATGGCCGTGACCTTCTTCGCCGTGACCCTCGACTGTCCCGACCCCGATGCGCTGGCCCGCTTCTACCAGGGCTTCCTCGGCGGCAAGCGGGCCATCTCCGACGAGGGCGACTTCGCCGTGCTCGTCCTGGACGGCGGTGAAGTCCGCATCGACTTCCAGCAGGCAGCCAACCCACAGCCACCCCGCTGGCCGGACCCGACCGCCCCGCGCCGCCATCACCTGGAATTCTCCATCGACGAGGACATGCCCGCCATGGAACGCCGCCTTCGCGAACTCGGCGCGACCGTGCAGGAACAGCAGCCCGGCGGCGACCAGTTCCGGGTGTTCGCCGATCCCGCCGGTCACCTGTTCTGCGTGGCGCCGCGGGAGACGACGTATGTGCACGGGGAGTTGCTCGACTATGACCACTGA
- a CDS encoding VOC family protein, giving the protein MSDEPAVRELRLVVTADDYDAALHFYRDVLGLTEQAAFSSPDGHVTILDAGRATLELTDPNHAAFIDEVEVGRRVAGHIRVAFQVGDSAAVTAKLAAAGAEVVAEPTRTPWNSLNSRLEAPGALQLTLFTELGE; this is encoded by the coding sequence ATGTCCGACGAACCCGCCGTCCGTGAACTCCGCCTCGTCGTCACAGCGGACGACTACGACGCCGCCCTGCACTTCTACCGCGACGTTCTCGGCCTGACCGAACAGGCCGCGTTCTCCTCACCCGACGGACACGTCACGATCCTCGATGCCGGACGGGCCACGCTGGAGCTGACCGATCCGAATCATGCGGCGTTCATCGACGAGGTGGAGGTCGGGCGGCGGGTGGCCGGGCATATTCGGGTGGCGTTCCAGGTGGGTGACTCCGCCGCCGTCACGGCGAAGCTGGCCGCGGCCGGCGCCGAGGTGGTCGCCGAGCCGACGCGGACGCCGTGGAATTCGCTGAACTCCCGGCTGGAGGCGCCGGGTGCGCTGCAGCTGACGCTCTTCACCGAGCTGGGCGAATAG
- a CDS encoding alkaline phosphatase PhoX: MERRTVLRAAVLGGSSAVFGGTLWRGAAYAAPAQPGTGPYGALGSPNANGIRLPSGFTSRVIARSGQTVPGTSYTWHNAPDGGACYADASGWIYVSNSEINPSGGASAVKFSSTGAITGAYRILSSTRQNCAGGKTPWNTWLSCEEVSLGYVYETDPWGVNAAVRRDAMGRFKHEAAAADPVRKVIYLTEDESNGRFYRFVPTTWGNLSAGTLQVMVAGSATSGSFTWANVPDPDGSPTSTRTQVSGSKSFNGGEGCHYADDTVWFTTKGDNRVWQLNLTSNTYELAYDDSLVTSGTAPLTGVDNITGSSSGDLFVAEDGGNMEICVITPDDVIAPFLRIDGHFGSEITGPAFSPDGTRLYFSSQRGTSGSSSGGITYEVTGPFRS; this comes from the coding sequence GTGGAACGTCGTACTGTCCTGCGTGCGGCCGTCCTCGGCGGGTCCTCCGCCGTCTTCGGCGGAACCCTGTGGCGCGGCGCCGCGTACGCCGCGCCCGCGCAGCCCGGCACCGGCCCGTACGGAGCGCTCGGTTCGCCGAACGCCAACGGCATCAGACTCCCCAGCGGCTTCACCAGCCGAGTGATAGCCCGCTCCGGCCAGACAGTCCCCGGCACCTCGTACACCTGGCACAACGCCCCTGACGGCGGCGCCTGTTACGCCGACGCCAGCGGCTGGATCTACGTCTCCAACTCGGAGATCAACCCGTCCGGCGGCGCGAGCGCGGTGAAGTTCTCGTCGACCGGCGCGATCACCGGCGCGTACCGCATCCTGTCCAGCACCCGCCAGAACTGCGCGGGCGGCAAGACCCCGTGGAACACCTGGCTGTCCTGCGAGGAGGTGTCCCTCGGCTACGTCTACGAGACCGACCCGTGGGGCGTGAACGCCGCCGTGCGCCGCGACGCCATGGGCCGCTTCAAGCACGAGGCCGCCGCCGCCGACCCCGTGCGCAAGGTCATCTACCTGACCGAGGACGAGTCGAACGGCCGCTTCTACCGCTTCGTACCGACCACTTGGGGCAACCTCTCCGCCGGCACCCTCCAGGTCATGGTCGCCGGCTCCGCCACGTCCGGCTCCTTCACCTGGGCCAACGTCCCCGACCCGGACGGCTCCCCGACGTCCACCCGCACCCAGGTCTCCGGCTCGAAGTCCTTCAACGGCGGCGAGGGCTGCCACTACGCCGACGACACGGTGTGGTTCACCACGAAGGGCGACAACCGCGTCTGGCAGCTCAACCTCACGTCGAACACCTACGAGTTGGCGTACGACGACTCCCTGGTGACCTCGGGCACGGCCCCCCTCACCGGCGTCGACAACATCACCGGCTCCTCCTCCGGCGACCTCTTCGTCGCCGAGGACGGCGGCAACATGGAGATCTGCGTCATCACCCCGGACGACGTCATCGCACCGTTCCTGCGCATCGACGGCCACTTCGGCTCCGAGATCACCGGCCCGGCCTTCTCACCCGACGGAACCCGGCTGTACTTCTCCAGCCAGCGGGGGACCAGCGGGAGTTCGTCCGGTGGGATCACGTACGAGGTGACAGGGCCGTTCCGCTCGTAG
- a CDS encoding MFS transporter, producing the protein MTTVDGTAAKPASPRSTKASFALLGAVQITLIFTLAAVAVPLPHIGHEFGLRREELLLLSAAYGLTFAGLLLFGGRLADRHGGRRALTAGLLVFGSSSAAAALAPGYAPLLMARFAQGAGAALVAPAAMALLRTVFPGPAAHRKAIATWGGLSVLGATAGNLLSGVVSALASWRWALAVPLVVTAAALALAPRVLPLAPPASRGDERDPGHRRPALDLTGAFLVTAGIISTSYGLVLTDAWPWTSVRVLAPLAVGAVLLGAFVATEHHAQDPLLPPRFLLDGRRALGLTATALTAAGTSTVFVLFSLHLQDERGWSALRTSAAFAPFAAALIISSRVAGRLIGRYGAALVTGGGLATGAVGLALLALLGVEGSAPYTYGMLPGFVLLAAGAAVSFAGAAVLATDRVPAERSGLAGGVHNTAMETGPTVVFALVLAVGGDTASLAATAALFATAALALRLTRF; encoded by the coding sequence ATGACCACGGTCGACGGTACCGCGGCGAAACCGGCGTCACCCCGCTCCACCAAGGCGTCGTTCGCACTGCTCGGCGCCGTGCAGATCACGCTGATCTTCACGCTGGCTGCCGTGGCCGTGCCGTTGCCGCACATCGGGCACGAATTCGGGCTGCGGCGCGAGGAGTTGCTCCTGCTGAGTGCCGCATACGGGCTCACGTTCGCCGGTCTGCTGCTGTTCGGCGGGCGGCTCGCAGACCGGCACGGCGGACGCCGGGCACTCACGGCGGGACTGCTGGTGTTCGGCAGTTCGTCGGCCGCCGCGGCGCTCGCGCCCGGTTACGCCCCGCTGCTCATGGCCCGGTTCGCTCAGGGCGCCGGCGCAGCCCTGGTCGCCCCGGCCGCGATGGCGTTGCTGCGGACGGTCTTCCCCGGGCCCGCCGCCCACCGCAAGGCGATCGCCACCTGGGGTGGCCTGTCGGTTCTCGGCGCCACGGCGGGCAACCTGCTCTCCGGGGTCGTCTCCGCCCTGGCGTCCTGGCGGTGGGCCCTCGCCGTGCCGCTCGTCGTAACGGCGGCAGCGCTCGCCCTCGCGCCCCGAGTGCTGCCGCTGGCTCCTCCGGCTTCCCGCGGCGACGAGCGCGACCCCGGACACCGGCGCCCCGCCCTCGACCTGACCGGCGCGTTCCTGGTCACGGCCGGCATCATCTCCACCAGTTACGGGCTCGTCCTCACCGACGCCTGGCCGTGGACTTCCGTCCGAGTGCTGGCGCCGCTCGCCGTCGGAGCCGTCCTGCTGGGCGCCTTCGTCGCGACGGAGCATCACGCACAGGATCCGCTGCTGCCGCCGCGCTTCCTCCTCGACGGGCGGCGAGCGCTCGGGCTCACCGCCACCGCGCTGACCGCGGCCGGGACGTCGACGGTCTTCGTGCTGTTCTCGCTCCACCTGCAGGACGAGCGCGGCTGGTCGGCGCTGCGTACGTCGGCCGCGTTCGCGCCCTTCGCCGCCGCGCTCATCATCTCCAGCCGGGTGGCGGGGCGGCTCATCGGGCGGTACGGGGCGGCTCTCGTCACCGGCGGCGGGCTGGCCACGGGGGCCGTGGGCCTCGCGCTCCTTGCGCTCCTCGGTGTCGAGGGCTCAGCCCCGTACACCTACGGGATGCTGCCCGGATTCGTCCTGCTGGCCGCCGGGGCCGCCGTCTCCTTCGCGGGGGCCGCCGTGCTGGCCACAGACCGGGTGCCGGCGGAGCGGAGCGGCCTCGCGGGCGGGGTGCACAACACGGCGATGGAGACCGGGCCGACCGTCGTCTTCGCCCTGGTGCTCGCGGTCGGCGGTGACACGGCGAGCCTCGCGGCAACCGCGGCCCTGTTCGCCACAGCCGCCCTGGCCCTGCGCCTCACCCGCTTCTGA
- a CDS encoding excalibur calcium-binding domain-containing protein → MKLFRKPAAVAVAALALAALPVTAEAHDGNHPFENCSEAYDNGYSNIKEGDEHYGEHLDRDQDGIGCDNPPAGFVPAEDTGTDGAEDAAEQEDTDLAATGGNSATPYIAGGGAAVLLAGGGLLVVVRRRREAR, encoded by the coding sequence GTGAAGCTTTTCCGCAAGCCAGCCGCCGTGGCTGTCGCCGCGCTGGCGCTGGCCGCTCTGCCTGTCACTGCCGAGGCGCATGACGGCAATCACCCGTTCGAGAACTGCTCCGAGGCGTACGACAACGGGTACTCCAACATCAAGGAGGGCGACGAGCACTACGGGGAGCACCTGGACCGCGACCAGGACGGCATCGGCTGTGACAACCCGCCCGCGGGCTTCGTCCCCGCCGAGGACACGGGCACCGACGGCGCCGAAGACGCTGCGGAACAGGAGGACACCGACCTCGCGGCGACCGGCGGCAACAGCGCCACGCCGTATATCGCGGGCGGCGGTGCCGCCGTCCTCCTCGCCGGGGGCGGGCTGCTGGTTGTGGTGCGTCGGCGTCGCGAGGCCCGCTGA
- a CDS encoding GNAT family N-acetyltransferase translates to MTVMQTRQAWPDDASAVAGVHVCSWQVAFAGLVPQHYLDAMDPSREESEWKTRIAETRWPSSGVLVAETEAGIVGFASFGPSQGTPTAAEIGTLYTMPEVWGTGIGKQLMLATLTTIGQADYTQATLWVLEDNERARRFYEAAGWHADGAAVEDTTGGASLSKLRYRRPLGQGLAGCRGGIGPGQWS, encoded by the coding sequence ATGACGGTCATGCAGACCCGACAGGCATGGCCTGATGACGCGTCAGCGGTCGCTGGTGTCCACGTGTGCTCCTGGCAGGTGGCCTTTGCCGGTCTTGTTCCCCAGCACTACCTCGACGCCATGGACCCAAGCCGCGAAGAGTCCGAGTGGAAGACACGCATCGCGGAGACACGGTGGCCATCGTCGGGAGTACTCGTAGCCGAAACCGAGGCGGGGATCGTCGGATTCGCAAGTTTCGGCCCGTCTCAGGGGACCCCCACCGCAGCGGAAATCGGCACGCTGTACACGATGCCCGAGGTCTGGGGCACTGGGATCGGAAAGCAATTGATGCTGGCCACGTTGACGACTATCGGACAGGCTGACTACACGCAGGCCACCTTGTGGGTCCTGGAAGACAATGAACGCGCCCGGCGCTTCTACGAAGCCGCTGGCTGGCACGCAGACGGCGCAGCTGTGGAGGACACCACCGGTGGGGCCTCTCTCAGCAAGTTGCGCTACCGCCGCCCTCTTGGCCAGGGCCTGGCCGGTTGTCGCGGAGGGATCGGCCCGGGTCAGTGGTCATAG
- a CDS encoding SDR family NAD(P)-dependent oxidoreductase, giving the protein MTRNRFSGRTALVTGGGSGLGRAIALALAAEGASVVVAGRTGTSLDETVALAEQAGGTAIAQVTDVAQAADVEALVRTAVDRFGSLDIAVNNAGVFRGGRPVADLPEADWRTLLGINVTGVLLSLQAEVRQMRTQPDGGVIVNVSSNLGAHQQWPGTTAYAASKAAVSALSAGAALDHISDGIRINAVSPGASATSMSLRPGETVDERTARMKEESPLGRVSSTEEVAEAVLYLASDAAASVVGTDLVIDGGASL; this is encoded by the coding sequence ATGACCCGAAACCGTTTCTCAGGCCGCACCGCACTCGTCACCGGGGGCGGATCCGGCCTCGGACGGGCCATCGCGCTCGCGTTGGCTGCCGAAGGGGCGTCCGTCGTCGTCGCGGGCCGTACCGGGACCTCGCTGGACGAGACCGTCGCCCTCGCCGAGCAGGCCGGCGGCACCGCGATCGCGCAGGTCACCGACGTGGCCCAGGCCGCGGACGTGGAGGCGCTCGTCCGGACGGCCGTGGACCGCTTCGGTTCCCTCGACATCGCCGTGAACAACGCAGGGGTCTTCCGAGGCGGCCGGCCCGTCGCCGACCTCCCCGAGGCCGACTGGCGGACTCTCCTCGGCATCAATGTCACCGGCGTGCTCCTCTCCCTGCAGGCGGAGGTGCGTCAGATGCGGACCCAGCCGGACGGCGGGGTCATCGTCAACGTCTCGTCCAACCTGGGTGCGCACCAGCAGTGGCCAGGCACGACCGCGTACGCCGCCTCCAAGGCCGCGGTGTCCGCGCTCAGCGCCGGTGCCGCGCTCGACCACATCTCCGACGGTATCCGTATCAACGCCGTGAGCCCGGGCGCCTCGGCCACTTCCATGTCGCTACGGCCCGGCGAGACCGTGGACGAGCGTACGGCGCGCATGAAGGAGGAGTCGCCGCTGGGCCGTGTCTCCTCGACCGAGGAGGTGGCCGAGGCCGTCCTGTATCTGGCCTCCGACGCGGCGGCCTCCGTCGTCGGCACGGACCTGGTGATCGACGGCGGCGCGTCGCTGTAA
- a CDS encoding oxidoreductase, translating to MPGWNASDIPDQTGRVAVVTGANSGLGYVTARELAGKGARVVLACRSEARGTEAGDRLVTEAPGTDVEYGRLDLAYLGSVRDFAAWYPYDRLDLLINNAGVMALPYGTTADGFETQFGVNHLGHFALTGRLLPVLLATPGARVVTVSSGMHALSNIDIDDLNSERRYNRWIAYARSKTANLLFTHELARRAAAAGADLVAAAAHPGYADTNLQTAGPRMAGSKLSERIMLLGNRIIGRPATAGALPTLYAATAPDVHPDSFTGPSLAGWRGAPGRTWRAPWTLNDRAGERLWEASETLTGVTYDGLKA from the coding sequence ATGCCCGGCTGGAACGCGAGTGACATCCCCGACCAGACCGGCCGCGTCGCCGTCGTCACCGGCGCCAACAGCGGCCTCGGGTACGTCACCGCGCGGGAGCTGGCCGGCAAGGGTGCCCGCGTGGTGCTCGCCTGCCGCAGCGAGGCACGCGGCACCGAGGCCGGCGACCGGCTGGTCACCGAAGCGCCGGGCACGGACGTGGAGTACGGCCGGCTGGACCTGGCGTACCTGGGTTCCGTACGGGATTTCGCGGCCTGGTACCCGTACGACCGTCTCGATCTGCTGATCAACAACGCCGGGGTGATGGCGCTGCCGTACGGGACGACGGCGGACGGCTTCGAGACGCAGTTCGGGGTCAATCACCTGGGCCACTTCGCGCTCACGGGACGGCTGCTGCCGGTGCTGCTCGCCACGCCCGGGGCGCGGGTGGTGACCGTCTCCAGCGGTATGCACGCCCTGTCCAACATCGACATCGACGACCTCAACAGCGAGCGCCGCTACAACCGTTGGATCGCGTACGCCCGCTCCAAGACGGCCAACCTGCTCTTCACGCACGAGCTGGCCCGCAGGGCGGCGGCTGCCGGCGCGGACCTCGTGGCCGCCGCCGCGCACCCCGGTTACGCCGACACCAACCTCCAGACCGCCGGCCCTCGAATGGCGGGCAGCAAGCTCAGCGAACGGATCATGCTCCTCGGCAACCGCATCATCGGCCGGCCCGCCACCGCCGGCGCCCTGCCCACGCTCTACGCCGCCACCGCCCCCGACGTACACCCCGACTCCTTCACCGGCCCGTCCCTCGCGGGCTGGCGGGGCGCACCGGGCCGGACCTGGCGCGCACCCTGGACGCTCAACGACCGGGCGGGGGAACGCCTTTGGGAGGCGTCGGAGACGTTGACCGGGGTGACGTACGACGGGTTGAAGGCCTGA